The following are encoded together in the Anaerostipes caccae L1-92 genome:
- a CDS encoding HAD-IIA family hydrolase has translation MEMPESEDAMLENTKVFVLDMDGTIYLGRELFPFTKDFLSKVTETGRTFYFFTNNSSKSQQAYIEKLDFMEIKITKEQMMISSHVMIRFLMEEHHGKSVYVVGTPSLLEEFRKFGITLVQEDPDIVVLGFDTTLTYEKLSKACSFIRSGCLYYGINPDLNCPMEGGTFIPDCGSMAKLVEASTGRYPEFFGKPSRHTLDYIIRETGCRPEEIAIVGDRIYTDIAVADGSNVTSILVLSGESTMEDVEKSSVKPDLIVNDLSELTMHL, from the coding sequence ATGGAAATGCCGGAAAGTGAGGATGCGATGCTGGAAAACACTAAGGTCTTTGTTCTGGATATGGACGGCACGATCTACCTGGGGAGGGAACTGTTTCCGTTTACAAAAGATTTCCTCTCCAAAGTCACAGAGACAGGCAGGACGTTTTATTTTTTTACAAATAATTCATCCAAAAGCCAGCAGGCTTACATTGAGAAGCTGGATTTTATGGAGATTAAAATCACGAAAGAACAGATGATGATCTCCAGTCATGTGATGATCCGGTTTCTTATGGAAGAACATCATGGAAAAAGTGTCTATGTAGTGGGTACCCCCTCTTTGCTGGAGGAATTCAGGAAATTTGGAATAACACTTGTACAGGAAGATCCGGATATCGTGGTCCTGGGGTTTGACACGACTCTGACTTATGAAAAGCTTTCAAAAGCCTGCAGCTTTATACGCAGCGGCTGTCTCTATTACGGAATCAATCCGGATCTGAACTGTCCCATGGAGGGAGGAACTTTTATACCGGACTGTGGTTCCATGGCAAAGCTTGTGGAGGCTTCCACCGGAAGGTATCCGGAGTTTTTCGGAAAACCGTCCCGCCATACACTGGATTATATCATACGGGAGACCGGGTGCAGGCCGGAAGAAATAGCAATCGTCGGTGACCGGATTTACACGGACATTGCCGTGGCAGACGGAAGTAATGTGACGTCGATTCTGGTGCTGAGTGGAGAGAGCACTATGGAAGATGTGGAGAAGAGCAGTGTGAAGCCAGATCTGATTGTAAATGATTTAAGTGAGTTGACAATGCATCTGTAG